AAGAAGAAATTTACGCCGCCATTCGCGATATCGATTTCGATTATCGCATGGGCAAGCTTTCGCAGGAGGATTACAACACCCTGCGCGAGCAATACAAAAGTGAGGCCATCAGCCTCATGAAAAAGATCGACGCCTTGACCCTCGGTGTGCGTCCGGCTAAGGGTAAAAAAGCCGCCAGCAAATTTTGCCACAACTGCGGCGAACCGGCCGGCGGCGGCGATAAGTTCTGCACGGCCTGCGGAGAGAGTCTGGCATGAGCTCGGCTCCCGGCGCGCCCAATTCTTCTCCCGCCCTCGCGGTCAAAAACCTGGTTAAACATTACGGCTCTTCCTATGCGCTGCGCGGCGTTTCGCTGCAAGTCGAGGCCGGCGAATGCGTGAGTATTTTCGGCCCGAATGGCGCGGGTAAGAGCACGCTGTTGCGCATCCTCTCGGAAATCACGCGGCCTACCAGCGGCGAGATTTTGATTCACGGCCAGCCGCTGCACAAACGCCCGCTGGCCGCCCGCCGCGAGCTGGGCGTCATTGGCCATCAAACCTTTTTATATGACGATCTCTCCGCTTCCGAAAATCTCCTGTTTTTTGCGCGGCTTTATGATGTCCCCGAGGCGCGCAAGCGCGTGGCCACGGTGCTCGCCGACGTGGGATTGGAAAAACGCAGCGCTGATCGCGTGCGCGGCTTTTCGCGCGGCATGCAGCAGCGTCTCGCCATTGGCCGCGCCATGTTGCACGATCCCAGCATTCTGTTTCTGGACGAGCCTTACACCGGACTCGATCAACACGCGGCCACGATGTTGACGCACTGGATCAAGCGCGTGCGCGGTGAGCGGCGCACCATTTTGCTGGTCACGCACGATCTCGGCCAGGGCCTGGCCATGGCCGATCGCGCCATGATTTTCTTGCATGGCAAACTAGCCTGGCAGGGCGACGCCGCGCCGCTCGAGGAAAAACAATTCTCCGCGCTTTATTTCGACCTGGTGGCAAAGGGGGAACGATGAACGCCATCGCCAAGTTGTGGGCGTTGTTGTGGAAGGATTTACTGTCGGAATTTCGTACGAAAGAGCTGCTTTCATCCATGCTGATGTTCGCGCTCATCGTGGTCGTGATTTTCAGCTTCACGTTTGAAACGGGCAGTACCGCGACGCGCGAAGCCGGTCCGGGGTTGCTCTGGGTTGCGTTTACGTTTGCCAGCGTGCTGGGGCTGCATCGCTCGATGATTCACGAAGTCGAGCGCGGCAGCTTGCACGGTTTGATGGTGGCCCCGCTCGATCGCGGCATTCTTTTTCTCGCGAAAGCCTGCGGCAATATTATCTTCATCTTTCTCATCGAGATTCCGACGTTCGTGCTCTTTGCGATTTTTTTTAATGTCGATATCAGCGTCGGCCTCGGCAAGATTGCGGTGATTTTTTTGCTCGGCACCATCGGTTTTGCCGCGGTTGGCACGTTGTTCAGCGCCATGTCTGTGAATACGCGCACGCGCGAGATCATGCTGCCGATCCTGCTCTTTCCCATTCAAGTTCCGGTGATTCTCGCGGCGGTGCATGCCACCGCCGGCGCGCTGGCGGGGCGCTCGTGGTCCGATCTCGGCGATTGGCTCAAAATTTTGGTTTTGTTCGATGTCGTGTTTATTACGGTATGTTTTGTGACGTTCGAATACGTGTTGGAAGAATGAACCCGCGCGTGCGCACGGATTTGTCAGGTGTTTGTTAGGATTCAACAAAGAGGTGTCAATCATGCCTGCTGCTGAAAAGTTGCAACGCTGGGGCGCAATTCTGGGGGGAATCACTGCGGTGATGATGCTCATCAACTTGTATAATATATTCCTTCTCGTTCCGACGGAAGCGAGCATGGGCATTGTGCAGCGCATATTTTATTTTCATGCGCCCTCGGCAATTACCGCGCTGGTCATCGCCTTTCCGGTGACTTTTATTTACAGTATTCGCTATCTCGCCAAGCACCGCATTTGGGATGATCGCGTGGCTTTTTGCGCCGCGGAAGTCGGAGTTTTGTTTACCACGATTGTGCTGATTACCGGCCCGATTTGGGCGCGGCCGGTGTGGAATACCTGGTGGTCTTGGGATCCGCGCTTGACCACGACGCTGATTCTCTGGTTTATTTATGTCGGTTATATGATGCTGCGCGTGTATACGGGCGACGAGCAGCGCGGCGCGCGTTTCGCGGCGGTGTTTGCCATCGTCGGTTTTGTCGATGTCCCCATCGTTTACCTGGCCAATCGCTTGTGGCGCACGCTGCATCCGCAACCCGTGATTTTCGGCGGTTCGGATTCCGGCCTGGAGCCGACCATGCGCTACGCTTTCATTTTTAGTATCGTAACGTTTACTCTACTGTTCTTTTTTTTACTCGTGCTGCGTTTGCGCCTGGAGCGCAGCCAGCTTGCGGTGAAAGCAATGAAGCAGGAATTCGCCTATGCCGGCGAATGAGGCTTCAACTCAACACAAAACATTGGGAGCATGATCCGATATGATTCTGATGATGGTAAGCTTGTGGCACGGGATGCTGATGCTGTTGCAAACGCCGAATCCCAACAAGAACATGAATTTTCTCTTCGCCGGATACGTGGTCGTTTGGCTGTTGATCGTGGGCTATCTTTATTCGATCAACCGCCGCCAAAAACGCCTGGACCGGGAGATCGCCTTGTTAAAACAAATGCACGAGGAGAAGTAAAGCCGCCTCCCACCGTCTGCGCCCGTCTCAGGCTTTGTGCAACAGCCGCCGGCGGCGAATCATCTTCACGGTTTTGATGACGGCATAGTTCAAGCTGCCGTGAACGAAACCAATGACTGCGCCCCAAAAGGCATCGACGAAAACGTGCTGCATAAAAGATGAAGATGAATCCGGATCCACGAGATGGGCAAACGCCTTCCAACAACACCAGAGTAAGATCCACCACCCGATAAAAGGCCAAATGTAACGATCGTAGGGTTTCGTGTGACGGGCGGGCTTCGCCGGCTCGAGCGGCGCCGGTTCCAGCGGCGAGGCTTCGGCAGGCTGCTCTTTCGCCAGCAGCGCTTCAAGCCGATTTGCTGGCAGGATCGAGCTGTAAAATATGGCGGTAGGTTTCCAGCGCTGCGCGAGGATTATGCTCGTCAATAAAACGGCGCGCGCGCGTGAAAGCTTCGTTGATTTTTTGCTCGCGCCCGACGCGCTCGAATTTGTTGAGAACGATTTTCAAACCGCGCTGTGCCTTTTGATTTCCGGGATCGATTTGCAAAACGCCTTGCAACAAATCGCGGGCTTTCTCCAGACGATCGGCGCGCGCTTCCTGCTGCGCCAGCAGAAACAAAGCCTCAACCTGTTTCAGCGCGTTTTCTGCGATTACCGGTGCGCCGGTCGCGGCGGCGAGGGGCGGCGCCAACAAGGCAAAACTGCCGCTGCCGCCCAGCCGGAGCGGGTTTTGCACGATGCCAAAAGATTCCGAGCGCCGCGGCGTTTCAATGGCAAGATGTTGGTACAACTCATCGAAGGTCAGTGCCGGGTGTTCGTTGGTCATCAACTCGCTGAGGAGTTTGCGCAGCAGCAAATAGGAAAACAAGCCGTGTTCAACCTCTTCATCTTCCCAACAAATTTGATTGGGTATGGCAGCCGCAATCAGATGGCGCTTGTTGTCGCTCG
The genomic region above belongs to Cytophagia bacterium CHB2 and contains:
- a CDS encoding zinc ribbon domain-containing protein, encoding MVEFIGIVLVIATALFVGYPLWQKSARAANFKSNHQAEDWQARKEEIYAAIRDIDFDYRMGKLSQEDYNTLREQYKSEAISLMKKIDALTLGVRPAKGKKAASKFCHNCGEPAGGGDKFCTACGESLA
- the ccmA gene encoding heme ABC exporter ATP-binding protein CcmA; its protein translation is MSSAPGAPNSSPALAVKNLVKHYGSSYALRGVSLQVEAGECVSIFGPNGAGKSTLLRILSEITRPTSGEILIHGQPLHKRPLAARRELGVIGHQTFLYDDLSASENLLFFARLYDVPEARKRVATVLADVGLEKRSADRVRGFSRGMQQRLAIGRAMLHDPSILFLDEPYTGLDQHAATMLTHWIKRVRGERRTILLVTHDLGQGLAMADRAMIFLHGKLAWQGDAAPLEEKQFSALYFDLVAKGER
- a CDS encoding heme ABC transporter permease CcmB codes for the protein MNAIAKLWALLWKDLLSEFRTKELLSSMLMFALIVVVIFSFTFETGSTATREAGPGLLWVAFTFASVLGLHRSMIHEVERGSLHGLMVAPLDRGILFLAKACGNIIFIFLIEIPTFVLFAIFFNVDISVGLGKIAVIFLLGTIGFAAVGTLFSAMSVNTRTREIMLPILLFPIQVPVILAAVHATAGALAGRSWSDLGDWLKILVLFDVVFITVCFVTFEYVLEE
- a CDS encoding cytochrome C assembly protein, whose product is MPAAEKLQRWGAILGGITAVMMLINLYNIFLLVPTEASMGIVQRIFYFHAPSAITALVIAFPVTFIYSIRYLAKHRIWDDRVAFCAAEVGVLFTTIVLITGPIWARPVWNTWWSWDPRLTTTLILWFIYVGYMMLRVYTGDEQRGARFAAVFAIVGFVDVPIVYLANRLWRTLHPQPVIFGGSDSGLEPTMRYAFIFSIVTFTLLFFFLLVLRLRLERSQLAVKAMKQEFAYAGE
- a CDS encoding CcmD family protein — protein: MILMMVSLWHGMLMLLQTPNPNKNMNFLFAGYVVVWLLIVGYLYSINRRQKRLDREIALLKQMHEEK